The Leptospira saintgironsiae genome contains the following window.
AATAATAGAATAGAAGGAATAAGTATCCTAATTGCTGGATTCGAAAGTGATCTATGAAACATCAGACATGACCCTTAAAAATGGGCCTCTGTCTCAAACTATTTCTTAATACTTCAAAATGTAAATGAAATCCGGTGGCTCTTCCGGTCATTCCAACTTCTCCGATCAATTGTCCTTTTTTGACCTTTGAGCCAGGAGCTACCAATAATTTACTTAAATGTCCGTACTTGGTTTCGTAACCTAATCCATGTTTTAAAACGATTAGGCTTCCGTAGCCGCCTCTTGTTCCGGAAAAAGAAACTTCTCCTTCTGCAGATGCATAGACTGGGGTTCCTTCTTCTGCAGCAAGATCAATACCTCCGTGAAAGGTGTCCTTTTTAGTGAAAGGGTCTTTTCTTCTTCCGAACTTGGAACTGATTCTTCCTTCATCTGCTAAAGGATCAGAGAATACTAATCCGTAAAAAAAGTTTTTCTCTTCTTTAGGTAATCCTCTTCCTGGAACGAACCATGATTTTCTGAGGTCATCATAGTATAAGAATTTGGGAGAGATCCGAAAACGGGCCGCGACTTTTTTGCGTGTGGATTCGTCGGGAGAATGTTCTTCCGAGTCGTAAACTCCTCTCATGTTCGGGATCAAAAGTTCCATCCCAGGATAAATGTCTTGGGGAGAAGCTAATTCGTTTACAGAGGAAAGAGTGTCCAAGTCCATTCCGGTCCTGGCCATGATCTTAAAAAAAGTATCCTTGGGTCCAACTTTGTAGACTAGGAATCTAAGATGGACTAGATCTTTTTGATCCAAGTTGGAAACTGAAATTTGAAGGTTATATTTTATCTCTTCTCTGACTCGGATGATCTTAGTATCCGAATATTCTAAACTTTTTAAGGGAAGGCGATCGTAAACCGCGTGGACCTCGTTTAGAGAGACTAGTATGAGTGCGGATAACCAAACTAGGAAATGTCTTTTGAAGGAAGGCATATCTTTTCTCTAGTCGGCAGATTATAAAAAAACAATGACGCAAAAAATCCCCCATAAATGATTGGAAGGGCCCTTTGGAATGGATTTAGAAAAGGAAGATCAAAAACTCGCACCCGGCAGAGACGTTCTGCTTATGGGTCTGATCCAGGTTTTCGTACTGTTCATCGGTATGTATTCCTATATGAGGATCACCCGTCTCCAAGTAGAGAGCACCTTATCTCTTAAAGCCCCCAAGCAGAATTTTGTTAAAACAAAAGAAGTAGTAAATACAGTATCTTCCGAAGTAGCTTGGAACGAACCAGCCTCAGCTGAAAAAGCAGTTAGAGAATATACAGAATATGTAGTCACTAAACGTCCTTGGTTATTGTCCTTGGACAGGATCATCTGGGGATTATGTTTTTTAGTCCCTTCTTACTTTTTTATTCGTAAGATCGCTAGGATAGAAACTGCCGAGTTTACTGATTCAGCAAACGGCAGAGATATTATAGCAGGTGTAGCAACTGGATTTGCTACATTCTGTTTTGTGAATGTAGCCAGTAGCTTGATCTTTTTTATTATAGGTAAACCTCAATCTAATTATCTTGAGATCATTCTTACCAAAAATCTCTACATGAATTGGAAGTTATTAGGATGGACCTTGCTTGCAATTTCTTTCGGAGCCGGGATTTTCGAAGAATTTTTCTTTAGAGGTTTTTTATTAAAATACTTTGAAGAAAAAAGCTTAGGTTCTATCGGACTCATTATCACCTCCGTTATTTTTGGTGTGGTACATTTTAACGGAGGATCTTATGTGGCACCGTTCCTGCTTATATTTGTGGGACTTTCATTCGGAATTTCTTATTTAAAAACCGGTAATATATGGGTGCCTGTGACGGCGCATATTACTTATAATGCGTCCATGCTTTTAGCCGGATTTCTACTTGGAGACAGGATCTCTTAATGAACATGCAAAAATTTTTTCAACATAAAATCCTAAATACCTTATTCGTATTTTTCTTTTTGTCTTCCTTCTCTTCTATATATGCTGGAGAAGTTTTCGAATTAGAAGGTGATCCTGGAGAGAACGATATCAGGCTTCTTTCCGCATTGAATCGATTGACTTATGATAGAGTATTATCCAACCAAAACACAAAAGGTTTTGCATTTAGATATACCTCGAAATGGTATTCTCCTCTGCAATTGGATGTATTCGTTTTAGGACTCGCTAAAAGAGAAAAGATGAGTTTGATCCGGATCGAATCTTCTAAGAAGGGATCTGAAAGAGTTTTTAGGAATTTTATACAAGAAGAGCTTACTAAAAAAGAATTAACAGGTGGACTTACAAATTATACCGATGTTTCGGAAGCAGCAAAGTTCGAACCTTATCGTAAGAGCTATTTTTGGAGTGAATCTTTGGCTATAGTCCAACCTGCAGCTTCTGTTTTTTATAACTCTTACAAATCTCCAGTTTATGGGGGTTCGGATAGACTCAAAAGTATGTTCGGTTATATCGGTTTGGATCTTTTACTCGCAGGGATTGGATATTATTACGCAACCACTACGATGGAAAAGAATAGTGCACTTGAGACTTACTTTTTCAAGCCTACTCCTTCCGGAAACGTATTGGATTCTCCTGGAGCACCTGTATTTATTGGTTTGTTGATCCTACCTAGATTGTATAGAATGATCGGTGGTTGGCAAGATACGTACACTCATAATCGGATCATGGAGATTTCGGTTTCGAAATCATTTTAAGGATCTTTTATGTTCGGAAAAGCCTTCACAGAATTCCGACAAAGACCAATTTTATCTTATTTTACAATTAAGGGTAGAAGGTCCTTATATCTATATTGTGTTCTGACAGGTATTGTTTCCGGCTTGGGCGCCCTTCTTTTTTCCAGAGCGCTTGCTTGGGCAGAATACATTTCTTTAGAATCTATATCAGGTTTGCATAATACACATTCAGGTGGAGAATATTTCGTTTCTCTCGAGCCGATCGCTTCTGTCTATTTAGGACGATGGGTTCTTTTGATTCTTCCTGTATTAGGAGGATTGATCGCTGGTTTGGTAATCTGGAAATTCTCTCCTGATTCTGCAGGCACCGGAACAGATTCACTAATAGATTCTTTTCATAATAAAGAAGGTAAGGTAGATCCTAAGGTTCCTCTTATCAAGTCGATCGCAACCATATTCACATTATCTTCTGGAGGAAGTGGAGGGAAAGAAGGTCCTATCTCTCTAATTGGTGCAGGATTTGGTTCTTTGGTCGCAAATCTTACTAAAGCAGGTGCGAGAGCAAGACGCACATTACTGCTAGCAGGGACCGCGGGAGGCCTAGGCGCAATTTTTCATGCTCCATTAGGAGGAGCATTGACCTCTGTAGAGATGATGTACAGAGAAGATATCGAAAGTGATACATTGGTTCCATGTATCATTTCATCCGTGACAGCATTCCTAACATATTCTTCCTTTAACGGATTTGGTTCTGTGTATAAGGTTCCTGAGATTGGATTTATAGAATATAAGGAACTCATCTTTTATTTATTTTTAGGGATCTTATGTTATATGAATGGAGCCTTTTTGATTAAGGTATTTCAATTCATACAAGAATGGTCCAAGTCTTTGAAACTTCCAATGTGGATCAAGCCTGCTTTAGGTGGAATTCCTGTAGGCATCATTGGTTATTTTTTGCCTGAAGTTCTCGGAACTGGAGCTGGCGCTTTGCAAGATGTATTGGAAGGTAGCTTTCAATTTCCTATCTACACTTCTTATCTAAATCAGGATCTGCAGATTATATTCTTTTTCTTACTTCTCGCGTTCCTAAAAATTATCACAACTTCATTTACAATTGGAAGTGGTGGATCAGCAGGAATGTTCGGTCCATCTTTATTCATTGGCGGAATGTTGGGAGGAGCACTTGGAACATTTGCAAAATTAGTTTTAGGTTACCAAGTGTCTGTTGCTTCCTTTGTGCTCGTCGGGATGGGCGCTTTTTATGCAGGTATAGCGAGCGCTCCGATTGCAGGAATGGTGATGATCTGTGAGATCATAGGAAGTTATTCTCTTCTTCCCCCATTGATGATTGTTTCGATCATCACATTTGTTCTTTCTCATAAACTGAATTTATATAAAAGCCAGAAGAACACTCGTTTCCAATCCCCAGCTCATGATTGGGATATGAATCGAGATTTGTTAGAAGGTATCCTCATCCAGGATATCCGGGGCAAACTCAGAAATATAGCAGAGGTAAAAACTTCTACCCTTCTTTCTAAGTTGGAAGAAGAAGCGCTGAAGATCAACGCAAGTGACTATATTGTTCTGGAAGAGAATGGAAACTACTTCGGAATGATTTCCTTGCGTACAAGCCGCTTATTTTTAGAAGGAAGAGATCTCACTCAGAACCTGGTCCTTGTGAAAGATGTTACTGACACCTCAATTCTACCGATTTCCGTTCGAACCGACCTAGCAACTGCATTCAAGACTCTCTTAGATATGGGGATGGATAAGATTCCCGTTGGAGAGAATGGTAAATATTTGGGATATTTACGTTATGCTGACATCATTTCGATATATTTTGAAAAGACTAGGTCCTCAAAGCCGACTCCAGGCGTTTAAACTGGATTTTTAGCTCTTCTTCAAAACCCAAAAATATATGTAGCGTTCATTCTTTTACAATAATCAATATTTATCTTTAAATTTTAATCATTTCTACCGTTTTACGATAAAAAATGACCAATGGTTCTTTTTTTGATTTTAGTGGACAATTTTAGGCTTTCCGCTAAGATACGGAAAATTTTTAAAAAATAACTGATGTGTAATAAAGAGATCAGCCAATTCTAGATGGGTTAGGGTAAGTTATGGAATTGGTTCAAAGCAGGAAGGAAAATGCGAAACAGAGCTTATAGTCAAAAAATTATCTCCGGATCGAGGATTATCCTCGCAGTTTTGGGGATATTAGGGGTCGGCACATCTGAGCTGACTGCTGGTAGTTACGGGGATATCTACGGTGCCCATGCAGGTGCAGCGGGGATGGCAGGCGCAGTTACTGCTACAGTGAATAACTCATCTGCGGTTTTCTATAACGTTGCCGGTTTGGGAAGATTGAACGAAGCAGATTTGTTTGTCGCTCAATGGGAACAAAAGGAAAAAGATAAAGAAGCAGCAGCAGCGAATGGAGAAGTTCCTAAGGATGCGAATGGGAATCCAATCCCTCAAGAAGGTCCTTTACTTAACACTGAACCTCAAGCTGAAAACGGCGCGCCTCCTGATAAATGGTATAAACGAACTTGGTTTAGTTTCAGAGATGGCTTTGCGAATATGGGAAAGGGGATGTTCACTTATCAGCCTCTTCTCCGCCCGAACCGTCCTTTTCATGAAGTGTCTTTTTTAGGAACATACGCGAACCCTACTTTAAAGAACAACGCTCCTAAGAATGAGAACACAAAAAACCCTGACGACAGTTTTGTTGGTTTGGGTTTTACAATGAACCTAAACGAAATTTTCGATATAGGTAGAACTATCCGTTTCGGATTGAACGCTATTGTTCCTGCTTCCGGAAACTTAATGGTGGTTAACGATCAGAACCCTACTGTTCCTAGATACCTTCAATCAGGAAAAAGTAATGAACGTCCTACCATCATGGCTGGGGTAGGTGTGGAACTTTGGAAAGACCGTCTTTTTGCAGGGGTTGGTATCACCGCACTTGCAGGTGGTTCAGGTGCGATCTTATTAAAAGACGTTCCTATCTCTCCAGATCCTGTACAAGCAAACTCGCAAGTAGTTCTAACTTTAAAACCGATCATCAACCCAACTTACGGACTTCAATTTACTTATGGTAAATGGAGTGCTGGGGTTTCCTATAAAAGAGAAACCTATCTGTCTGCGGATCCTATTCCTGCTCGCGCTCAAACTACTCTTTTAGGGATCCAATTAGATTTCGATCTGGCTTTATTGGATCAGTACAACCCAAGAGTTTGGTCTTATGGTCTTGGATTCAGACCTTCAGAAAAACTTTTATTAAGTTTAGATGTGAACAGAGAGATGTGGAGTTTATATAAACTTTCTAGAATTAAGGAAAAATATTCCGAACCTCTGGATTTTCATGATACCACAAACGTTCGTATGGGAGCTGAGTATGCTTTCCGTCCTTTCTTGAAGTTTAGAGGAGGTCTTGGGAAAAGACCGAGCCCAGTTCCTCATTATGCAGGAGCAAACAACTGGATGGATAATGATCGTATGATCTACTCCGTCGGTGTTTCCTATATCTTCAACGGAAAGAATTTTGCATTCTTGAAAGACAGATTGAAAAACCCAGTGATTTTCGATTTGGCAATTACGAACCAACAGTTGAAAAACGTGGAGATCAATAAAACTTTCCCTACTGAAAGGAATCCAAGCTATAATTACGGCGGATATATCTGGTCCGTGAACTTCTCCGTAAGCTTGTTCTTCTAATCTTTTTTCCCTTCCTGGGAAAATGAAATAACATCTGTTATCTAATAGCTCCATCTGAGGCGGAATTCGAAAACCGCCTCGGTTCTTTTTCTTGACCGAATGATCGCTACAGAGATAGTCGAAACTCGGTAATAGAGATGGAAAAGAATATAATTGAACTGATCACCCCCGTATTTTTCGTTTTGATAGTAGTAGAACTACTTTATTCCGTGTTTGGAGACAAACCATTCTATCGTTTTAAGGATTCTATCAATAATCTTTCAGCCGGGATCTTCATGCAGATCTTTACAGTGTTTATCACTCTGGCATTGATGGCGGTATACTCCTGGGTATATGCAAAATTTGGAATATTGAATATTTCGAACGATTCCTGGATAGGTTGGGTGTTTTGTTTCGTTCTCGCGGATTTTTTCTATTATTGGTATCATAGATTTGGACACGAGATCAATATTTTCTGGGCTTCTCATGTGGCTCACCACCAAAGTGAAGATTATAATTTTACAGTGGCCTTAAGACAAGGAGTCACTCAGAATACATTCTCTCTTCCATTTTACCTTCCGTTAGCATTGATGGGATTTCCTCCTATCATGTTCCTTCTTTGTATCCAGATCAATTTTGCGTATCAATTCTGGCTTCATACTAGAGCGATCCCTAAGTTAGGAATTTTTGAGTGGGTATTCAACACTCCTTCTCAACATAGAGTCCACCATGGAAGAGATCCTAAGTATATTGATAAAAATTATGCAGGAACACTTGCGATCTGGGACAGAATGTTCGGATCTTACAAAGAGGAAGAAGAAGAGCCTATCTTTGGGATCGTAAAACCTATGCAGACCTGGAGTCCTATTTGGACACAGTTCCATTATTTCGAAGAGTTATTTCATCTTTCCTGGAAAACTAAAAGCTGGAAGGATAAATTTTTAGTCTGGATCAAACCTCCAGGTTGGAAACCAAAAGATCTGGGAGAATCAGTGGTTCCTCCTGAGATTGATAGATCTACTTATGAAAAATTTAATACACATATTCCTTATACATTACTAGCGTATTCTATCACTCAGTTCTTCTTCGGATTGGGTGCTTCGATGGTTTATCTAGAGTTCAAAAAAGAATTACCTCTTTTTGAAATGTGTGCTTTAGGTTTTTATGTTCTTTGGACTCTTTGGAATATAGGTGCGATCTTTGAGCTAAAAACTTCAGGTATTGTTTCTGAGCTGCTCCGCCTGGCTTCTATAGCCGCATTGACCTATGTGTATCCTTTTGATTTTACTCATGTAGAAAAATTGACTGCTGTTCTTCCAGTAGAAACTTTACAATATCTTCCTGAGCTAATGAAGCAGGTTGCATTGATCTCCTTCTTTGTATTGGGAGGCTTTTTGGTTTCTCAAAAAAGGTTTTTCAGCATCAAAGGATATACGCCTAAAACAGTTTAGTTCCTGATTTTTGAGCTAGTTTTTAGAGCTAAAAGCGCCTTTTCAACGAAGGCGCTTTTTTTGTGGTCGTGAAAATAAATTGACGAACTATGTTTCGGCAAGTATCCACATAGAACCTATGATTTCTCGTTTTTCTTCCTCGGTTCTTGCAGCTTCCTTTCTGATTTTGCTAGGGACTAATTTTTACGCCCAAGAATCCGATCCTTCTGCAAGTGATACTCCTACAGCCATTACGGAAGAGGAGAAGGCTTCCAAGTCCCCTGTCTCAGTCTCTTACGCAAGGATTGATTCTGTTCTGCTATATTCCGATCTGGTTTACGTCACAAGACAATCCGAGGTCAAACTTCCTACAGGAGTTTCGGAAATTTTATTGGGAGAAATTCCAATCGCTTCTTTGGACAAGAGTGTGATCATCACATTTACCGATCCGAATAGAAAATTTAAGATCAAAGGGATCCGAGTTTCAGAAAAAGCTTCTAGAAGAAAAAAATCCCAAGAAGCCGAAGAATTGGAAAAAAGAAAAGAAGGTCTACTTTTAGCTTTAAGTACAAAGTCGCGAGAAGTCCAAGATCTTTTGGATTGGGAAACTTCTATCAAATCGATTAAACCCGCGATCCGAGAACAAGATGGATTAGTGGAGAAAATTGACTCAGAAAATTTTTCTTCCTTCCGTAAAACGTATACCGAATTAGCTGAAGATAATACAAAACTTAGATTAGCAAAGCTGGAAGAGTTAGATCGTATCCGAGAAGAATTCTATATAGTTAGCACTAAGATCGCTCATCTTGCAGAAGGTGATACTCTACGAAGAAAAGAGATCCGGTTAGATGTGGAATCAGATTCAGCAAATGTATTTCCTTTCGAATATAAATATTTGATCAGAGGTGCGAACTGGTATCCTCGTTATACATTGGAGTTAAATTCAAACGGACAAGAGGCAGAGTTAGGTTGGCATGCATTAGTTCGTAACGAAACTGGAGAAGATTGGAAAAACGTTAGATTAGAATTTTCTACTGCTAATCCAAACCAAGACATAGATTTACCAGAATATAGAGAATACAGGATTGCTTCTAAGGAAGTAGCTGTTTATTCAGGAGAAGGAGATTATTCTCCAGCTGATAAGGAATATGATGCTCCTTCTAAACCTTCTGCAAATGCTGGTAGCAGCGTACTCCGAAGCAAAAAAGAATCTAAAAAATCTGCTCCTTCACCAAAGGTCTCTCAAAGAAGTAGATCAGAAGAGAGAATCGATGATGTACAATACCAGGAAAAAAATGATAGTCCTTTAATGCAATCTCGTGCATTGATAGAAGGAAATTATAAAGATAGATCCAATTCACTTCGTGTAGAAGAAAATATGAATAGGCTTCAAGGAGAACTTGCGAGCCAAAAATATTCTTTCGACCAAGGATCTTATGAAGAATCCATTCGA
Protein-coding sequences here:
- a CDS encoding peptidoglycan DD-metalloendopeptidase family protein yields the protein MPSFKRHFLVWLSALILVSLNEVHAVYDRLPLKSLEYSDTKIIRVREEIKYNLQISVSNLDQKDLVHLRFLVYKVGPKDTFFKIMARTGMDLDTLSSVNELASPQDIYPGMELLIPNMRGVYDSEEHSPDESTRKKVAARFRISPKFLYYDDLRKSWFVPGRGLPKEEKNFFYGLVFSDPLADEGRISSKFGRRKDPFTKKDTFHGGIDLAAEEGTPVYASAEGEVSFSGTRGGYGSLIVLKHGLGYETKYGHLSKLLVAPGSKVKKGQLIGEVGMTGRATGFHLHFEVLRNSLRQRPIFKGHV
- a CDS encoding CPBP family intramembrane glutamic endopeptidase, whose amino-acid sequence is MDLEKEDQKLAPGRDVLLMGLIQVFVLFIGMYSYMRITRLQVESTLSLKAPKQNFVKTKEVVNTVSSEVAWNEPASAEKAVREYTEYVVTKRPWLLSLDRIIWGLCFLVPSYFFIRKIARIETAEFTDSANGRDIIAGVATGFATFCFVNVASSLIFFIIGKPQSNYLEIILTKNLYMNWKLLGWTLLAISFGAGIFEEFFFRGFLLKYFEEKSLGSIGLIITSVIFGVVHFNGGSYVAPFLLIFVGLSFGISYLKTGNIWVPVTAHITYNASMLLAGFLLGDRIS
- a CDS encoding chloride channel protein, giving the protein MFGKAFTEFRQRPILSYFTIKGRRSLYLYCVLTGIVSGLGALLFSRALAWAEYISLESISGLHNTHSGGEYFVSLEPIASVYLGRWVLLILPVLGGLIAGLVIWKFSPDSAGTGTDSLIDSFHNKEGKVDPKVPLIKSIATIFTLSSGGSGGKEGPISLIGAGFGSLVANLTKAGARARRTLLLAGTAGGLGAIFHAPLGGALTSVEMMYREDIESDTLVPCIISSVTAFLTYSSFNGFGSVYKVPEIGFIEYKELIFYLFLGILCYMNGAFLIKVFQFIQEWSKSLKLPMWIKPALGGIPVGIIGYFLPEVLGTGAGALQDVLEGSFQFPIYTSYLNQDLQIIFFFLLLAFLKIITTSFTIGSGGSAGMFGPSLFIGGMLGGALGTFAKLVLGYQVSVASFVLVGMGAFYAGIASAPIAGMVMICEIIGSYSLLPPLMIVSIITFVLSHKLNLYKSQKNTRFQSPAHDWDMNRDLLEGILIQDIRGKLRNIAEVKTSTLLSKLEEEALKINASDYIVLEENGNYFGMISLRTSRLFLEGRDLTQNLVLVKDVTDTSILPISVRTDLATAFKTLLDMGMDKIPVGENGKYLGYLRYADIISIYFEKTRSSKPTPGV
- a CDS encoding OmpP1/FadL family transporter — translated: MRNRAYSQKIISGSRIILAVLGILGVGTSELTAGSYGDIYGAHAGAAGMAGAVTATVNNSSAVFYNVAGLGRLNEADLFVAQWEQKEKDKEAAAANGEVPKDANGNPIPQEGPLLNTEPQAENGAPPDKWYKRTWFSFRDGFANMGKGMFTYQPLLRPNRPFHEVSFLGTYANPTLKNNAPKNENTKNPDDSFVGLGFTMNLNEIFDIGRTIRFGLNAIVPASGNLMVVNDQNPTVPRYLQSGKSNERPTIMAGVGVELWKDRLFAGVGITALAGGSGAILLKDVPISPDPVQANSQVVLTLKPIINPTYGLQFTYGKWSAGVSYKRETYLSADPIPARAQTTLLGIQLDFDLALLDQYNPRVWSYGLGFRPSEKLLLSLDVNREMWSLYKLSRIKEKYSEPLDFHDTTNVRMGAEYAFRPFLKFRGGLGKRPSPVPHYAGANNWMDNDRMIYSVGVSYIFNGKNFAFLKDRLKNPVIFDLAITNQQLKNVEINKTFPTERNPSYNYGGYIWSVNFSVSLFF
- a CDS encoding sterol desaturase family protein is translated as MEKNIIELITPVFFVLIVVELLYSVFGDKPFYRFKDSINNLSAGIFMQIFTVFITLALMAVYSWVYAKFGILNISNDSWIGWVFCFVLADFFYYWYHRFGHEINIFWASHVAHHQSEDYNFTVALRQGVTQNTFSLPFYLPLALMGFPPIMFLLCIQINFAYQFWLHTRAIPKLGIFEWVFNTPSQHRVHHGRDPKYIDKNYAGTLAIWDRMFGSYKEEEEEPIFGIVKPMQTWSPIWTQFHYFEELFHLSWKTKSWKDKFLVWIKPPGWKPKDLGESVVPPEIDRSTYEKFNTHIPYTLLAYSITQFFFGLGASMVYLEFKKELPLFEMCALGFYVLWTLWNIGAIFELKTSGIVSELLRLASIAALTYVYPFDFTHVEKLTAVLPVETLQYLPELMKQVALISFFVLGGFLVSQKRFFSIKGYTPKTV
- a CDS encoding DUF4139 domain-containing protein, producing the protein MISRFSSSVLAASFLILLGTNFYAQESDPSASDTPTAITEEEKASKSPVSVSYARIDSVLLYSDLVYVTRQSEVKLPTGVSEILLGEIPIASLDKSVIITFTDPNRKFKIKGIRVSEKASRRKKSQEAEELEKRKEGLLLALSTKSREVQDLLDWETSIKSIKPAIREQDGLVEKIDSENFSSFRKTYTELAEDNTKLRLAKLEELDRIREEFYIVSTKIAHLAEGDTLRRKEIRLDVESDSANVFPFEYKYLIRGANWYPRYTLELNSNGQEAELGWHALVRNETGEDWKNVRLEFSTANPNQDIDLPEYREYRIASKEVAVYSGEGDYSPADKEYDAPSKPSANAGSSVLRSKKESKKSAPSPKVSQRSRSEERIDDVQYQEKNDSPLMQSRALIEGNYKDRSNSLRVEENMNRLQGELASQKYSFDQGSYEESIRYGKEALRRFSGLRESSRKELKELENEVQNLLNRSSQLSSDKKYSSQLIAPGISSEGFDFRYIAQSREKIPSDRTLNRVFLRKRNIAVRPGYETSPLTNDGVFLNVVSSNTEREPLLAGPLEIYSGENLLGTTSVSTLKPGQEIKMELGPDRDIKVERKQEKLDDKSGIISRKKNIRYRVTISIKNNKRRAVPVRLIDRIPYTNDDSVKVEWSAGTDIPKSKTEDGILTYEFEIGANSRKAVQFEYTVSYPADNILRETPGSDSY